One region of Camelina sativa cultivar DH55 chromosome 6, Cs, whole genome shotgun sequence genomic DNA includes:
- the LOC104790030 gene encoding protein STICHEL-like isoform X1, which produces MSGSDLSKLHLMKKELTQIRKAGRVLRDPGTTSSWKSPLDSSRSVAVLDLPSASSRNAGSSSQFPIRGEISSTDRGKEKKVFLYNWKTQKSSSEKSGLANKNHGKGEEEEGEEASSWTQASVNDDDDVSDARNGGGDSKSDSYLGVGFRCRDTSLASQGVSKMRKSNVGCCNKKKKKSKKKTSSSRLDFLSKYHQPRDDIVSTRKCNPGSGLAVRRGDSAELSDDTEEDLSKVTGASPLLLELQHKNWSRSSSKFLTSNRKEDSSCTYNSTPALSTSSYNMYAVRNPSTVGSWDGTTTSLNDGDDELDDNLDLPGRQGCGIPCYWTKKAMKHRGGCRSCCSPSFSDTLRRTGSSILCGSQSVYRRHNRHSSGGYSKQKIASRSAQGVLPLLTYGGDGRGGSSLGTGLSDDELSTNYGELDLEAQSRLDGRRWSTSYRSQDGLEAVALDGEGEEGSTPETIRSFSQKYRPMFFEELIGQSIVVQSLMNAVKRSRIAPVYLFQGPRGTGKTSTARIFSAALNCVATEEMKPCGYCKECNDFMSGKSKYFWELDGANKKGADKVRYLLKNLPTILPRNSSMYKVFVIDECHLLPSKTWLSFLKFLENPLQKVVFIFITTDLDNVPRTIQSRCQKFLFDKLKDSDIVVRLTKIASDENLDVDLHALDLIAMNADGSLRDAETMLEQLSLLGKRITTALVNELVGVVSDEKLLELLELALTSDTAETVKRARELLDLGADPIVLMSQLASLIMDIIAGTYKVVDQKYSNAFLDGRNLTEADMEGLKHALKLLSEAEKQLRVSNDRSTWFTATLLQLGSMPSPGTTHTGSSRRQSSRATDDASSISREVMAYKQRTGGLHFSKSASPASVIRRNGNPSHEAKAFSRVIHNNCYKSSSSSEIIESEASIASHDNSIASTMMLNQRSSEKLNDIWRKCIERCHSKTLRQLLYTHGKLISISEVEGILVAYIAFGENDIKLRAERFLSSITNSIEMVLRRSVEVRIILLPETELLVAPHQTRKQEMTNKSGHLNSSIAGLNAESDAEAGSSEESRSKLPMQRIESIIREQRLETAWLQTADKDTPGSIIRVKPERNQILPQEEDTYRQQPNVGSAISSSGLTPHHWVDDLNNEVKLLRIGDNGELQENLTSKRGDNCPLSPSLLHNTNFGNNKDNLGGYESGSGRVGCNILFCWNTNKTQRRSKSKQVKGTPVRSRRNQKSRFSLFNGCAKPRKAEGNNIRR; this is translated from the exons ATGTCAGGTTCGGATCTGAGTAAATTGCATCTGATGAAGAAGGAGCTGACTCAAATCAGAAAAGCTGGCCGTGTTTTACGCGATCCAGGCACTACTTCCTCCTGGAAATCTCCTCTCGATTCCTCGAGATCCGTCGCCGTTTTGGACCTTCCGTCGGCGAGTAGTAGAAACGCTGGGAGTTCGAGTCAGTTCCCGATTCGAGGAGAGATCAGTAGTACTGATCGtgggaaagagaagaaggtCTTCTTGTATAACTGGAAGACTCAGAAATCTTCTAGTGAGAAAAGTGGATTAGCTAATAAGAATCATGGTaagggggaagaagaagaaggagaagaggctTCTTCGTGGACACAAGCTAGTgtcaatgatgatgatgatgtgagtgATGCTAGGAACGGTGGTGGTGATTCCAAGAGTGATTCATATCTTGGAGTTGGTTTTAGGTGTAGAGATACGAGTCTAGCCTCACAAGGTGTGTCTAAGATGAGGAAGAGTAATGTTGGTTGTtgcaataagaagaagaagaagagtaagaaaaaaACTAGCTCGTCTCGTTTGGATTTTTTGTCAAAGTATCATCAACCTAGAGATGATATTGTTTCTACTAGAAAATGTAATCCTGGATCTGGTTTAGCTGTAAGGAGAGGAGATTCTGCTGAGTTATCTGATGATACAGAGGAGGATTTGAGCAAGGTTACTGGTGCGTCTCCTTTGCTTTTGGAGCTTCAGCATAAGAACTGGTCACgttcttcttctaaatttttGACATCTAATAGAAAAGAGGATTCTTCTTGTACTTATAATAGCACTCCGGCTTTATCTACTAGCTCGTACAATATGTATGCTGTTCGTAATCCTAGCACAGTTGGATCTTGGGATGGTACCACGACTTCGCTGAATGATGGTGACGATGAGTTGGATGATAACTTGGATTTACCAGGGAGGCAAGGCTGCGGCATCCCGTGTTACTGGACGAAGAAGGCGATGAAACACAGAGGTGGATGCAGAAGTTGTTGCTCTCCATCATTTTCGGATACTTTGAGAAGGACTGGAAGTAGCATTTTGTGTGGGAGTCAATCTGTGTATCGTAGACATAATAGACATTCTTCTGGTGggtatagtaaacaaaaaattgcTTCCAGAAGTGCACAAGGTGTTTTACCTTTACTCACGTACGGCGGTGATGGTAGAGGAGGGTCTTCTTTAGGAACCGGGCTTAGTGATGACGAGCTTTCTACCAATTACGGAGAGCTTGATTTAGAGGCTCAGAGTAGATTAGACGGGAGGAGGTGGTCTACTAGTTATAGAAGTCAAGATGGTTTGGAG GCTGTTGCGttagatggagaaggagaagaaggaagtacACCGGAAACAATCCGAAGCTTCAGCCAAAAGTACAGACCAATGTTTTTTGAGGAATTGATTGGACAGAGTATAGTGGTTCAATCATTAATGAACGCTGTGAAAAGGAGTAGGATCGCTCCTGTTTATCTTTTCCAGGGTCCTAGAGGAACTGGTAAAACATCAACCGCAAGAATTTTTTCAGCCGCCCTGAATTGTGTGGCCACTGAAGAAATGAAGCCTTGTGGGTACTGTAAAGAGTGCAACGATTTCATGTCTGGGAAAAGTAAGTATTTTTGGGAACTTGATGGAGCTAACAAGAAGGGAGCTGATAAGGTAAGGTACCTTTTAAAAAACCTACCGACGATACTTCCACGGAATTCCTCAATGTACAAGGTTTTTGTGATAGACGAGTGTCATTTGCTACCATCGAAGACGTGGCTGTCTTTTCTTAAGTTTCTTGAGAACCCTCTGCAGAAAGTTGTCTTCATATTTATAACGACTGACCTTGACAATGTTCCTCGGACCATTCAGTCAAGGTGCCAGAAGTTCCTCTTTGATAAACTCAAAGATTCTGACATAGTAGTGAGACTAACGAAAATTGCTTCAGACGAAAATCTTGATGTAGACTTGCATGCGTTGGACCTGATTGCTATGAACGCCGATGGCTCACTTCGGGACGCTGAAACAATGTTGGAGCAGCTGAGTTTGCTGGGAAAACGCATCACCACTGCTCTAGTAAACGAGCTC GTGGGTGTTGTCTCAGATGAAAAATTGTTGGAACTCTTGGAATTAGCATTGACTTCTGACACCGCAGAGACCGTAAAGCGAGCTAGAGAGTTGTTGGATCTTGGAGCTGACCCAATAGTCTTGATGTCTCAACTCGCCAGTCTTATCATGGATATCATTGCTGGTACATACAAGGTCGTAGATCAAAAATACAGCAACGCCTTCCTTGATGGACGAAACT TGACTGAAGCGGATATGGAGGGACTAAAGCATGCTTTGAAACTTCTTTCTGAGGCGGAGAAGCAGCTTAGAGTTTCTAATGACCGTTCAACATGGTTCACAGCGACTTTGCTTCAGCTTGGGTCAATGCCTTCTCCTGGCACCACACATACAGGAAGTAGTAGAAGGCAAAGCTCTAGAGCGACTGACGATGCCTCAAGCATTTCTAGGGAAGTGATGGCTTACAAACAGAGAACCGGAGGGCTTCACTTTAGTAAGTCAGCGTCCCCAGCTTCGGTTATAAGAAGGAACGGGAATCCTTCCCATGAAGCGAAAGCATTCTCCAGGGTTATCCATAACAACTGCTATAAATCCTCGTCATCTAGCGAGATTATAGAGAGCGAAGCTTCCATCGCCTCACATGACAATAGCATCGCAAGCACCATGATGCTTAATCAAAGAAGTTCAGAGAAACTTAACGATATATGGAGAAAATGTATAGAAAGATGTCATTCCAAGACATTAAGGCAGCTGCTCTATACTCATGGGAAACTTATATCGATCAGTGAAGTTGAAG GTATTCTAGTTGCTTATATCGCGTTTGGAGAAAACGATATAAAATTGAGAGCTGAAAGGTTTCTAAGCAGTATTACAAACTCGATCGAAATGGTACTAAGGCGAAGCGTAGAGGTTAGGATAATCCTCTTGCCTGAAACCGAGTTACTCGTCGCCCCTCACCAAACCCGGAAACAAGAAATGACTAACAAAAGTGGGCATCTAAATAGCAGCATCGCTGGTTTAAATGCTGAATCAGATGCTGAAGCTGGTAGCAGCGAGGAAAGCAGATCAAAACTCCCAATGCAAAGGATAGAATCGATCATCCGAGAACAAAGATTAGAAACCGCGTGGTTACAAACTGCTGATAAAGACACACCTGGATCAATAATACGGGTAAAACCCGAAAGGAATCAGATTCTACCTCAAGAAGAAGACACTTATCGCCAACAACCTAATGTAGGTTCTGCTATTTCTTCTTCTGGACTAACCCCACACCATTGGGTAGATGATTTAAACAATGAAGTTAAGCTTTTGAGAATCGGCGACAATGGTGAGCTTCAGGAAAATCTTACAAGTAAAAGAGGAGATAACTGTCCTCTTTCCCCTAGCTTACTTCATAATACTAACTTCGGAAACAACAAAGACAATCT AGGAGGATACGAATCAGGATCAGGAAGAGTTGgttgtaatatattattttgttggaaCACAAACAAGACTCAGAGACGAAGCAAG TCGAAACAGGTTAAGGGAACTCCCGTTCGTTCACGGAGAAATCAGAAGAGTCGATTCTCTCTGTTTAATGGATGTGCTAAGCCAAGGAAAGCAGAAGGTAACAACATTAGAAGATGA
- the LOC104790030 gene encoding protein STICHEL-like isoform X3: MSGSDLSKLHLMKKELTQIRKAGRVLRDPGTTSSWKSPLDSSRSVAVLDLPSASSRNAGSSSQFPIRGEISSTDRGKEKKVFLYNWKTQKSSSEKSGLANKNHGKGEEEEGEEASSWTQASVNDDDDVSDARNGGGDSKSDSYLGVGFRCRDTSLASQGVSKMRKSNVGCCNKKKKKSKKKTSSSRLDFLSKYHQPRDDIVSTRKCNPGSGLAVRRGDSAELSDDTEEDLSKVTGASPLLLELQHKNWSRSSSKFLTSNRKEDSSCTYNSTPALSTSSYNMYAVRNPSTVGSWDGTTTSLNDGDDELDDNLDLPGRQGCGIPCYWTKKAMKHRGGCRSCCSPSFSDTLRRTGSSILCGSQSVYRRHNRHSSGGYSKQKIASRSAQGVLPLLTYGGDGRGGSSLGTGLSDDELSTNYGELDLEAQSRLDGRRWSTSYRSQDGLEAVALDGEGEEGSTPETIRSFSQKYRPMFFEELIGQSIVVQSLMNAVKRSRIAPVYLFQGPRGTGKTSTARIFSAALNCVATEEMKPCGYCKECNDFMSGKSKYFWELDGANKKGADKVRYLLKNLPTILPRNSSMYKVFVIDECHLLPSKTWLSFLKFLENPLQKVVFIFITTDLDNVPRTIQSRCQKFLFDKLKDSDIVVRLTKIASDENLDVDLHALDLIAMNADGSLRDAETMLEQLSLLGKRITTALVNELVGVVSDEKLLELLELALTSDTAETVKRARELLDLGADPIVLMSQLASLIMDIIAGTYKVVDQKYSNAFLDGRNLTEADMEGLKHALKLLSEAEKQLRVSNDRSTWFTATLLQLGSMPSPGTTHTGSSRRQSSRATDDASSISREVMAYKQRTGGLHFSKSASPASVIRRNGNPSHEAKAFSRVIHNNCYKSSSSSEIIESEASIASHDNSIASTMMLNQRSSEKLNDIWRKCIERCHSKTLRQLLYTHGKLISISEVEGILVAYIAFGENDIKLRAERFLSSITNSIEMVLRRSVEVRIILLPETELLVAPHQTRKQEMTNKSGHLNSSIAGLNAESDAEAGSSEESRSKLPMQRIESIIREQRLETAWLQTADKDTPGSIIRVKPERNQILPQEEDTYRQQPNVGSAISSSGLTPHHWVDDLNNEVKLLRIGDNGELQENLTSKRGDNCPLSPSLLHNTNFGNNKDNLGGYESGSGRVGCNILFCWNTNKTQRRSKSKQVKGTPVRSRRNQKSRFSLFNGCAKPRKAEGNNIRR; this comes from the exons ATGTCAGGTTCGGATCTGAGTAAATTGCATCTGATGAAGAAGGAGCTGACTCAAATCAGAAAAGCTGGCCGTGTTTTACGCGATCCAGGCACTACTTCCTCCTGGAAATCTCCTCTCGATTCCTCGAGATCCGTCGCCGTTTTGGACCTTCCGTCGGCGAGTAGTAGAAACGCTGGGAGTTCGAGTCAGTTCCCGATTCGAGGAGAGATCAGTAGTACTGATCGtgggaaagagaagaaggtCTTCTTGTATAACTGGAAGACTCAGAAATCTTCTAGTGAGAAAAGTGGATTAGCTAATAAGAATCATGGTaagggggaagaagaagaaggagaagaggctTCTTCGTGGACACAAGCTAGTgtcaatgatgatgatgatgtgagtgATGCTAGGAACGGTGGTGGTGATTCCAAGAGTGATTCATATCTTGGAGTTGGTTTTAGGTGTAGAGATACGAGTCTAGCCTCACAAGGTGTGTCTAAGATGAGGAAGAGTAATGTTGGTTGTtgcaataagaagaagaagaagagtaagaaaaaaACTAGCTCGTCTCGTTTGGATTTTTTGTCAAAGTATCATCAACCTAGAGATGATATTGTTTCTACTAGAAAATGTAATCCTGGATCTGGTTTAGCTGTAAGGAGAGGAGATTCTGCTGAGTTATCTGATGATACAGAGGAGGATTTGAGCAAGGTTACTGGTGCGTCTCCTTTGCTTTTGGAGCTTCAGCATAAGAACTGGTCACgttcttcttctaaatttttGACATCTAATAGAAAAGAGGATTCTTCTTGTACTTATAATAGCACTCCGGCTTTATCTACTAGCTCGTACAATATGTATGCTGTTCGTAATCCTAGCACAGTTGGATCTTGGGATGGTACCACGACTTCGCTGAATGATGGTGACGATGAGTTGGATGATAACTTGGATTTACCAGGGAGGCAAGGCTGCGGCATCCCGTGTTACTGGACGAAGAAGGCGATGAAACACAGAGGTGGATGCAGAAGTTGTTGCTCTCCATCATTTTCGGATACTTTGAGAAGGACTGGAAGTAGCATTTTGTGTGGGAGTCAATCTGTGTATCGTAGACATAATAGACATTCTTCTGGTGggtatagtaaacaaaaaattgcTTCCAGAAGTGCACAAGGTGTTTTACCTTTACTCACGTACGGCGGTGATGGTAGAGGAGGGTCTTCTTTAGGAACCGGGCTTAGTGATGACGAGCTTTCTACCAATTACGGAGAGCTTGATTTAGAGGCTCAGAGTAGATTAGACGGGAGGAG GTGGTCTACTAGTTATAGAAGTCAAGATGGTTTGGAGGCTGTTGCGttagatggagaaggagaagaaggaagtacACCGGAAACAATCCGAAGCTTCAGCCAAAAGTACAGACCAATGTTTTTTGAGGAATTGATTGGACAGAGTATAGTGGTTCAATCATTAATGAACGCTGTGAAAAGGAGTAGGATCGCTCCTGTTTATCTTTTCCAGGGTCCTAGAGGAACTGGTAAAACATCAACCGCAAGAATTTTTTCAGCCGCCCTGAATTGTGTGGCCACTGAAGAAATGAAGCCTTGTGGGTACTGTAAAGAGTGCAACGATTTCATGTCTGGGAAAAGTAAGTATTTTTGGGAACTTGATGGAGCTAACAAGAAGGGAGCTGATAAGGTAAGGTACCTTTTAAAAAACCTACCGACGATACTTCCACGGAATTCCTCAATGTACAAGGTTTTTGTGATAGACGAGTGTCATTTGCTACCATCGAAGACGTGGCTGTCTTTTCTTAAGTTTCTTGAGAACCCTCTGCAGAAAGTTGTCTTCATATTTATAACGACTGACCTTGACAATGTTCCTCGGACCATTCAGTCAAGGTGCCAGAAGTTCCTCTTTGATAAACTCAAAGATTCTGACATAGTAGTGAGACTAACGAAAATTGCTTCAGACGAAAATCTTGATGTAGACTTGCATGCGTTGGACCTGATTGCTATGAACGCCGATGGCTCACTTCGGGACGCTGAAACAATGTTGGAGCAGCTGAGTTTGCTGGGAAAACGCATCACCACTGCTCTAGTAAACGAGCTC GTGGGTGTTGTCTCAGATGAAAAATTGTTGGAACTCTTGGAATTAGCATTGACTTCTGACACCGCAGAGACCGTAAAGCGAGCTAGAGAGTTGTTGGATCTTGGAGCTGACCCAATAGTCTTGATGTCTCAACTCGCCAGTCTTATCATGGATATCATTGCTGGTACATACAAGGTCGTAGATCAAAAATACAGCAACGCCTTCCTTGATGGACGAAACT TGACTGAAGCGGATATGGAGGGACTAAAGCATGCTTTGAAACTTCTTTCTGAGGCGGAGAAGCAGCTTAGAGTTTCTAATGACCGTTCAACATGGTTCACAGCGACTTTGCTTCAGCTTGGGTCAATGCCTTCTCCTGGCACCACACATACAGGAAGTAGTAGAAGGCAAAGCTCTAGAGCGACTGACGATGCCTCAAGCATTTCTAGGGAAGTGATGGCTTACAAACAGAGAACCGGAGGGCTTCACTTTAGTAAGTCAGCGTCCCCAGCTTCGGTTATAAGAAGGAACGGGAATCCTTCCCATGAAGCGAAAGCATTCTCCAGGGTTATCCATAACAACTGCTATAAATCCTCGTCATCTAGCGAGATTATAGAGAGCGAAGCTTCCATCGCCTCACATGACAATAGCATCGCAAGCACCATGATGCTTAATCAAAGAAGTTCAGAGAAACTTAACGATATATGGAGAAAATGTATAGAAAGATGTCATTCCAAGACATTAAGGCAGCTGCTCTATACTCATGGGAAACTTATATCGATCAGTGAAGTTGAAG GTATTCTAGTTGCTTATATCGCGTTTGGAGAAAACGATATAAAATTGAGAGCTGAAAGGTTTCTAAGCAGTATTACAAACTCGATCGAAATGGTACTAAGGCGAAGCGTAGAGGTTAGGATAATCCTCTTGCCTGAAACCGAGTTACTCGTCGCCCCTCACCAAACCCGGAAACAAGAAATGACTAACAAAAGTGGGCATCTAAATAGCAGCATCGCTGGTTTAAATGCTGAATCAGATGCTGAAGCTGGTAGCAGCGAGGAAAGCAGATCAAAACTCCCAATGCAAAGGATAGAATCGATCATCCGAGAACAAAGATTAGAAACCGCGTGGTTACAAACTGCTGATAAAGACACACCTGGATCAATAATACGGGTAAAACCCGAAAGGAATCAGATTCTACCTCAAGAAGAAGACACTTATCGCCAACAACCTAATGTAGGTTCTGCTATTTCTTCTTCTGGACTAACCCCACACCATTGGGTAGATGATTTAAACAATGAAGTTAAGCTTTTGAGAATCGGCGACAATGGTGAGCTTCAGGAAAATCTTACAAGTAAAAGAGGAGATAACTGTCCTCTTTCCCCTAGCTTACTTCATAATACTAACTTCGGAAACAACAAAGACAATCT AGGAGGATACGAATCAGGATCAGGAAGAGTTGgttgtaatatattattttgttggaaCACAAACAAGACTCAGAGACGAAGCAAG TCGAAACAGGTTAAGGGAACTCCCGTTCGTTCACGGAGAAATCAGAAGAGTCGATTCTCTCTGTTTAATGGATGTGCTAAGCCAAGGAAAGCAGAAGGTAACAACATTAGAAGATGA
- the LOC104790030 gene encoding protein STICHEL-like isoform X2, which yields MSGSDLSKLHLMKKELTQIRKAGRVLRDPGTTSSWKSPLDSSRSVAVLDLPSASSRNAGSSSQFPIRGEISSTDRGKEKKVFLYNWKTQKSSSEKSGLANKNHGKGEEEEGEEASSWTQASVNDDDDVSDARNGGGDSKSDSYLGVGFRCRDTSLASQGVSKMRKSNVGCCNKKKKKSKKKTSSSRLDFLSKYHQPRDDIVSTRKCNPGSGLAVRRGDSAELSDDTEEDLSKVTGASPLLLELQHKNWSRSSSKFLTSNRKEDSSCTYNSTPALSTSSYNMYAVRNPSTVGSWDGTTTSLNDGDDELDDNLDLPGRQGCGIPCYWTKKAMKHRGGCRSCCSPSFSDTLRRTGSSILCGSQSVYRRHNRHSSGGYSKQKIASRSAQGVLPLLTYGGDGRGGSSLGTGLSDDELSTNYGELDLEAQSRLDGRRWSTSYRSQDGLEAVALDGEGEEGSTPETIRSFSQKYRPMFFEELIGQSIVVQSLMNAVKRSRIAPVYLFQGPRGTGKTSTARIFSAALNCVATEEMKPCGYCKECNDFMSGKSKYFWELDGANKKGADKVRYLLKNLPTILPRNSSMYKVFVIDECHLLPSKTWLSFLKFLENPLQKVVFIFITTDLDNVPRTIQSRCQKFLFDKLKDSDIVVRLTKIASDENLDVDLHALDLIAMNADGSLRDAETMLEQLSLLGKRITTALVNELVGVVSDEKLLELLELALTSDTAETVKRARELLDLGADPIVLMSQLASLIMDIIAGTYKVVDQKYSNAFLDGRNLTEADMEGLKHALKLLSEAEKQLRVSNDRSTWFTATLLQLGSMPSPGTTHTGSSRRQSSRATDDASSISREVMAYKQRTGGLHFSKSASPASVIRRNGNPSHEAKAFSRVIHNNCYKSSSSSEIIESEASIASHDNSIASTMMLNQRSSEKLNDIWRKCIERCHSKTLRQLLYTHGKLISISEVEGILVAYIAFGENDIKLRAERFLSSITNSIEMVLRRSVEVRIILLPETELLVAPHQTRKQEMTNKSGHLNSSIAGLNAESDAEAGSSEESRSKLPMQRIESIIREQRLETAWLQTADKDTPGSIIRVKPERNQILPQEEDTYRQQPNVGSAISSSGLTPHHWVDDLNNEVKLLRIGDNGELQENLTSKRGDNCPLSPSLLHNTNFGNNKDNLGGYESGSGRVGCNILFCWNTNKTQRRSKSKQVKGTPVRSRRNQKSRFSLFNGCAKPRKAEGNNIRR from the exons ATGTCAGGTTCGGATCTGAGTAAATTGCATCTGATGAAGAAGGAGCTGACTCAAATCAGAAAAGCTGGCCGTGTTTTACGCGATCCAGGCACTACTTCCTCCTGGAAATCTCCTCTCGATTCCTCGAGATCCGTCGCCGTTTTGGACCTTCCGTCGGCGAGTAGTAGAAACGCTGGGAGTTCGAGTCAGTTCCCGATTCGAGGAGAGATCAGTAGTACTGATCGtgggaaagagaagaaggtCTTCTTGTATAACTGGAAGACTCAGAAATCTTCTAGTGAGAAAAGTGGATTAGCTAATAAGAATCATGGTaagggggaagaagaagaaggagaagaggctTCTTCGTGGACACAAGCTAGTgtcaatgatgatgatgatgtgagtgATGCTAGGAACGGTGGTGGTGATTCCAAGAGTGATTCATATCTTGGAGTTGGTTTTAGGTGTAGAGATACGAGTCTAGCCTCACAAGGTGTGTCTAAGATGAGGAAGAGTAATGTTGGTTGTtgcaataagaagaagaagaagagtaagaaaaaaACTAGCTCGTCTCGTTTGGATTTTTTGTCAAAGTATCATCAACCTAGAGATGATATTGTTTCTACTAGAAAATGTAATCCTGGATCTGGTTTAGCTGTAAGGAGAGGAGATTCTGCTGAGTTATCTGATGATACAGAGGAGGATTTGAGCAAGGTTACTGGTGCGTCTCCTTTGCTTTTGGAGCTTCAGCATAAGAACTGGTCACgttcttcttctaaatttttGACATCTAATAGAAAAGAGGATTCTTCTTGTACTTATAATAGCACTCCGGCTTTATCTACTAGCTCGTACAATATGTATGCTGTTCGTAATCCTAGCACAGTTGGATCTTGGGATGGTACCACGACTTCGCTGAATGATGGTGACGATGAGTTGGATGATAACTTGGATTTACCAGGGAGGCAAGGCTGCGGCATCCCGTGTTACTGGACGAAGAAGGCGATGAAACACAGAGGTGGATGCAGAAGTTGTTGCTCTCCATCATTTTCGGATACTTTGAGAAGGACTGGAAGTAGCATTTTGTGTGGGAGTCAATCTGTGTATCGTAGACATAATAGACATTCTTCTGGTGggtatagtaaacaaaaaattgcTTCCAGAAGTGCACAAGGTGTTTTACCTTTACTCACGTACGGCGGTGATGGTAGAGGAGGGTCTTCTTTAGGAACCG GGCTTAGTGATGACGAGCTTTCTACCAATTACGGTGAGCTTGATTTAGAGGCTCAGAGTAGATTAGACGGGAGGAGGTGGTCTACTAGTTATAGAAGTCAAGATGGTTTGGAGGCTGTTGCGttagatggagaaggagaagaaggaagtacACCGGAAACAATCCGAAGCTTCAGCCAAAAGTACAGACCAATGTTTTTTGAGGAATTGATTGGACAGAGTATAGTGGTTCAATCATTAATGAACGCTGTGAAAAGGAGTAGGATCGCTCCTGTTTATCTTTTCCAGGGTCCTAGAGGAACTGGTAAAACATCAACCGCAAGAATTTTTTCAGCCGCCCTGAATTGTGTGGCCACTGAAGAAATGAAGCCTTGTGGGTACTGTAAAGAGTGCAACGATTTCATGTCTGGGAAAAGTAAGTATTTTTGGGAACTTGATGGAGCTAACAAGAAGGGAGCTGATAAGGTAAGGTACCTTTTAAAAAACCTACCGACGATACTTCCACGGAATTCCTCAATGTACAAGGTTTTTGTGATAGACGAGTGTCATTTGCTACCATCGAAGACGTGGCTGTCTTTTCTTAAGTTTCTTGAGAACCCTCTGCAGAAAGTTGTCTTCATATTTATAACGACTGACCTTGACAATGTTCCTCGGACCATTCAGTCAAGGTGCCAGAAGTTCCTCTTTGATAAACTCAAAGATTCTGACATAGTAGTGAGACTAACGAAAATTGCTTCAGACGAAAATCTTGATGTAGACTTGCATGCGTTGGACCTGATTGCTATGAACGCCGATGGCTCACTTCGGGACGCTGAAACAATGTTGGAGCAGCTGAGTTTGCTGGGAAAACGCATCACCACTGCTCTAGTAAACGAGCTC GTGGGTGTTGTCTCAGATGAAAAATTGTTGGAACTCTTGGAATTAGCATTGACTTCTGACACCGCAGAGACCGTAAAGCGAGCTAGAGAGTTGTTGGATCTTGGAGCTGACCCAATAGTCTTGATGTCTCAACTCGCCAGTCTTATCATGGATATCATTGCTGGTACATACAAGGTCGTAGATCAAAAATACAGCAACGCCTTCCTTGATGGACGAAACT TGACTGAAGCGGATATGGAGGGACTAAAGCATGCTTTGAAACTTCTTTCTGAGGCGGAGAAGCAGCTTAGAGTTTCTAATGACCGTTCAACATGGTTCACAGCGACTTTGCTTCAGCTTGGGTCAATGCCTTCTCCTGGCACCACACATACAGGAAGTAGTAGAAGGCAAAGCTCTAGAGCGACTGACGATGCCTCAAGCATTTCTAGGGAAGTGATGGCTTACAAACAGAGAACCGGAGGGCTTCACTTTAGTAAGTCAGCGTCCCCAGCTTCGGTTATAAGAAGGAACGGGAATCCTTCCCATGAAGCGAAAGCATTCTCCAGGGTTATCCATAACAACTGCTATAAATCCTCGTCATCTAGCGAGATTATAGAGAGCGAAGCTTCCATCGCCTCACATGACAATAGCATCGCAAGCACCATGATGCTTAATCAAAGAAGTTCAGAGAAACTTAACGATATATGGAGAAAATGTATAGAAAGATGTCATTCCAAGACATTAAGGCAGCTGCTCTATACTCATGGGAAACTTATATCGATCAGTGAAGTTGAAG GTATTCTAGTTGCTTATATCGCGTTTGGAGAAAACGATATAAAATTGAGAGCTGAAAGGTTTCTAAGCAGTATTACAAACTCGATCGAAATGGTACTAAGGCGAAGCGTAGAGGTTAGGATAATCCTCTTGCCTGAAACCGAGTTACTCGTCGCCCCTCACCAAACCCGGAAACAAGAAATGACTAACAAAAGTGGGCATCTAAATAGCAGCATCGCTGGTTTAAATGCTGAATCAGATGCTGAAGCTGGTAGCAGCGAGGAAAGCAGATCAAAACTCCCAATGCAAAGGATAGAATCGATCATCCGAGAACAAAGATTAGAAACCGCGTGGTTACAAACTGCTGATAAAGACACACCTGGATCAATAATACGGGTAAAACCCGAAAGGAATCAGATTCTACCTCAAGAAGAAGACACTTATCGCCAACAACCTAATGTAGGTTCTGCTATTTCTTCTTCTGGACTAACCCCACACCATTGGGTAGATGATTTAAACAATGAAGTTAAGCTTTTGAGAATCGGCGACAATGGTGAGCTTCAGGAAAATCTTACAAGTAAAAGAGGAGATAACTGTCCTCTTTCCCCTAGCTTACTTCATAATACTAACTTCGGAAACAACAAAGACAATCT AGGAGGATACGAATCAGGATCAGGAAGAGTTGgttgtaatatattattttgttggaaCACAAACAAGACTCAGAGACGAAGCAAG TCGAAACAGGTTAAGGGAACTCCCGTTCGTTCACGGAGAAATCAGAAGAGTCGATTCTCTCTGTTTAATGGATGTGCTAAGCCAAGGAAAGCAGAAGGTAACAACATTAGAAGATGA